The following proteins come from a genomic window of Paenibacillus spongiae:
- the ant(6) gene encoding aminoglycoside 6-adenylyltransferase, with protein sequence MRSDQEMMNMFVDFARNDNRIRLATMEGSRTNRNIPRDTFQDYDISYFVTDMDSFKENDRWLDVFGDRAMMQKPEDMELFPAELGNWFSYIILFDNGEKLDLTLIPINEADDYFSDSDGLVEVLLDKDDLVKDEVIANDRQYWIKKPTAREFDDCCNEFWMVSTYVVKGLARNEILFAIDHLNEIARPNLLRMMSWQIGSEQGYSFSVGKNYKFINRYLPQEDWEALLSTYSANSYPNMWKSLFTCYELFRAYSKAVAERFGYKYPDYDDAITKYTENVVSSLNDYQM encoded by the coding sequence TTGAGAAGTGATCAAGAGATGATGAATATGTTTGTTGATTTTGCCAGGAATGATAATAGAATTCGATTAGCAACGATGGAAGGGTCGCGGACAAACCGGAACATTCCACGCGATACATTCCAAGATTATGATATTTCTTATTTCGTGACAGACATGGATTCTTTCAAAGAAAATGATCGATGGCTGGATGTTTTCGGGGATCGAGCTATGATGCAGAAGCCAGAAGATATGGAGCTCTTTCCGGCAGAACTAGGTAACTGGTTCTCGTATATCATCCTGTTTGATAATGGCGAAAAATTAGACCTGACACTTATTCCAATTAACGAAGCAGATGATTATTTTTCGGACAGCGACGGTTTAGTAGAGGTTTTGCTTGACAAGGATGATCTTGTCAAAGATGAAGTTATCGCCAATGACCGTCAATATTGGATTAAGAAACCCACTGCAAGAGAATTCGATGATTGCTGCAACGAGTTCTGGATGGTTTCGACTTATGTTGTAAAGGGTTTAGCGCGGAATGAAATCCTGTTTGCCATCGATCATCTAAATGAAATTGCCCGACCTAATTTGCTCCGAATGATGTCCTGGCAAATCGGATCAGAGCAAGGTTATTCCTTTAGCGTGGGGAAGAACTACAAATTTATTAATCGTTACCTGCCTCAAGAGGATTGGGAAGCGTTACTTTCAACTTATTCTGCGAATAGCTACCCAAACATGTGGAAGTCTTTGTTTACCTGTTATGAGTTATTTAGAGCATACTCCAAGGCCGTTGCCGAACGTTTCGGTTATAAGTATCCCGATTATGACGATGCTATCACCAAGTATACTGAAAATGTTGTTAGTTCATTAAACGATTATCAGATGTGA
- a CDS encoding phosphotransferase — MGGTNVWDAEWEVNEEQARTLIGSQFPQLSSKQVKRLGWGWDNTVFLIGDEYVFRFPRRTIAVGSIRMEGKLLPKLEAYMTVPYPKPLFYGEASDEYPVPFLGYTFVPGDFPIGLTEERRALSAETLAKFLRRLHEFPVQVALKCGVQQDHRSLTDIASRKVKLEGFLKKVVEHLSPEESGAIEAFISGLQTDRVEAVNALLHGDLHFKNMLVNENGIVSGIIDWGDLSVGHPACDLSVAYSFLPPYARGVFFETYGVADEETKLLARLIAVYIPVLILMQAVDDGNEAIATEAKSNIMRALSD, encoded by the coding sequence ATGGGAGGAACGAATGTATGGGATGCGGAGTGGGAGGTTAACGAAGAGCAGGCGCGGACGCTGATCGGCAGCCAATTCCCGCAGCTGTCATCGAAGCAAGTGAAGCGATTGGGCTGGGGCTGGGACAATACGGTTTTTCTCATCGGTGACGAGTACGTGTTCCGGTTTCCAAGAAGAACGATTGCAGTTGGCTCGATTCGTATGGAAGGGAAGCTGCTACCGAAGCTGGAGGCATATATGACCGTCCCCTATCCGAAACCGTTGTTTTATGGCGAAGCAAGTGACGAATACCCGGTACCATTTCTTGGCTATACCTTCGTGCCAGGAGATTTCCCCATCGGTTTGACGGAAGAACGCCGTGCTTTATCGGCAGAGACGCTGGCGAAATTTTTGCGGAGATTGCATGAGTTTCCGGTGCAGGTGGCGCTGAAGTGCGGAGTTCAGCAAGATCATCGAAGCTTGACGGACATCGCATCGCGCAAAGTGAAATTGGAGGGTTTTCTAAAAAAGGTGGTTGAACACTTGTCGCCAGAAGAGTCCGGTGCGATCGAAGCGTTTATTAGCGGGCTGCAAACGGACCGTGTCGAGGCGGTGAATGCGCTGCTACATGGCGATCTTCATTTCAAAAATATGCTGGTGAATGAGAACGGGATCGTTTCCGGCATCATTGATTGGGGCGATCTGAGCGTCGGCCATCCGGCTTGCGATTTGAGCGTTGCTTACAGTTTTTTACCACCGTACGCTCGCGGCGTGTTTTTCGAAACGTACGGAGTGGCGGACGAGGAAACGAAGCTGCTGGCGCGGCTGATAGCCGTATACATCCCTGTACTGATCTTGATGCAGGCGGTCGATGACGGGAATGAAGCGATTGCGACAGAGGCGAAATCCAACATCATGCGGGCACTGTCGGATTAG